CGTGTGGAACTCTTTCAGATGAGTATGAGGGTTCTCATTTTTTAAACCGCGGAAAGTAAGTAATAAATCTATTAATCTCGACTTTAACTCGAACGGTATTTCGCCCCCGGGTAAGCTATGCATAGCGGTTGTTGTTCATCGGTGCAACTGCAAGTTGGCGTATAGTTTGATATGCCATTTCATCTGAATCTTCGGATGAGTAAATATCTTCGATGTAAGATCCTTCTTCAAAGTCGAGTTGTGTTTGTTTACTGCGCCGACTAGCTTCTCTTCGAAGTGTTCAAGCCAACTTTTCTATTTCTGGTTCAAATGTTAGAGTCCCCAGTTCTGATCTAGtcataaagaaaacaaacaaaaatttgaaatttttaccaATCCCTGGCAATGGCGCCAAAATTTGATAGGCGTCAAAACCACCAAATATGAATTCATACgacaaaataacaataattagcAATATAAAGTAGTAGGGTCAAATCCACAAGGACTGGCTATCTAATTTCACCTTTTTCCGTGACCAGAATCGCTGTCACGGTCACAATCATGCCCACAACTGGTACGTAGAAAtgctgaaaaaataaaaataaaaataggggttaaattgattaagataataaaataaggaaatatgaaaaataaaataaaatcaaaacagattcgaaaatgcaaaaataaatttaagaaaataaaataaatggataaataaataaaaaatttaagcttAGCCTTAGACTCGGTGTACTCCAATCTTGAATCGATTCTTGAAATAGAATTTTCCTTCCAAgtaataagctagttatagcaaTCGAGGATCCCTCAAACCGGTAACTCTTCCCCTCGTAGTCGATCCCGGTATCACCTGTAAATTGACCCTTGTCGAATTTCTAACCACGTAGCACTTACCCGTAATTTAAGACTTTGACAGCCTTGTGATCTAAAAAGCCCAACTCGAATTAACGGCCTCAACCGTGTGAGTCGTCTAAATCCAATCACTATCTCCCTTGACAGAATCCAACTAGctttttccaattgaacacGCTAATTTGTTCGTGGCATTTTGAGTACAGCACTGTCGACTCAACTTTCCAACTGTACGCCAAACGATTCCAACCCAACGCGcgctttttgaattgaaatcgaaTCAACTTTGAGGGACGAATTTGTACTATCCCATATACCGAAGAGATAGCGAATACTGAATTGCAAAGTATTTAGTGTGGATTCATATCTCACGATTGTTTTGTCGAAGTGATACTGGGCTAAGgctaaaaaaagtttaattaatcatggaaaaaatcatgcttaaaaataaatggtttaaatagaattttggAAAGTAGAAAAGGAAAAGGCCTTGGAAGGCAAAGGttgaaaacaaaaggaaaaaaaaaaagagaaatgaaacaGAGAATTGAGTATGACGCATGAATAggaaaaaacctaaaaattttattaaatcataaagGCAAAAGTATGTGTTTAATTGGCTGTAGCCACTAGGTATTTATACACACTTCTAGTGCCAAAATTTAACTagatttttcctaaatattatcactagataatttaaaaatcaaatttaaactagagattaaatttaaactaattactgagttgtaataatattaaaatccttcaatctttatccagcTACTTTTGAAAAAATCTTCAACCCTTCAATCTTTATCTAGTCATCTTTGtatcttcaatctttcaatcaagCGCTCCACTTtattttttgttccaatttaacCCCATTTTGTAAGAGTTTAAATTTAACACACCAACTTTATTCCTAATAAGAcaaatccaaatttaataacactttatttaataattaataaaaataaatatattaaaatacgaATTTATCTTACTATCACTTTTCTGAATGTCATGCTTAAAACCTCCCCCAACCCCTATTagcttttctctttctttccctccttcaaaacatttttacttttattattatttttgggccAAAATGGACATGGGTTTTGAACTACCCTCTTGAAAAGTCCCTCCACAAGTTCCTGAACCAAGGTCTTTCTGATGACACAtggctctctctttttttcattttacaaaagtgattaaatttCACTTTTGATCCCTCTAATATGCTTACCATATAAAGGAAGGTTGACCTGGCTCCCTCACCCACgcctctttctttttctttcattttacaaaaatagttaaatacCACCTTTGGTTCctttaatatgcttaaattttatatttaatatatatacattaattttttaacataatataatttctatatttttaattaattaatccaaatagttaacatcattaatttttcgattaaaacattatatgtttatatataattttaatacctTAAAAGTCTTAAGAATGACAAGTGACTTCTCATTTCTTTAGATTTAAGTCTTTACttactgtttttctttttagttttagaaaattaattaaattttaattttggtctctctattatgcctaaatttgaaatttaattattacactTTAATTTCCAATATAAATTggtcctttaattttataatattattaattaatccaaataattaatattattaatttttaatttaatattatatggatatatataatttgaaagcaAGTTTTAGAGACATATATGTagttctttatttctttttaggtttGCTTGACAAGGATCAAACTTTAGCTTTAGCCCTTATATTAgctaaaatttgagatttaatcacTTTTAtgatgttattaattaatttaaatatttaatatttaattaaaatattttgacatCAATTTTATTCGAACGctaatctaaaaatttattttatcatgacAAATTggaaagaatatttttaaaaatctatacaaatattttcaatattatttttattgatactTAACTACCAAGtgctttttataatttcaaaataccacattaatataaatttaatagtggtaaaaatttaacctaaaattttaaatccaaaaactAGAGTAAATTTCCGAAAATAAAAGTAAGCTTCGACCGTAAGAGTATATTTTGACCTTTAAATTTATACTCCGTAAATTAACACAAACAAATAATCATCCCAACGCAATGCCTAAGACTCGTACTAGTATTGAGCTAAAAGATTGTAATGAGACCAAAGTGTTGTATTTTAAGAGAATATTCACGTATGTATGCATCAAACtttaatatcataaataaacAGAACATGAAATAGCTGTATTTGAGAATAATCTCTTAGTTCAGCATTTGAGAGTTTTAGACAACATTGTATTTTTATCATACAACTTAAGTGACTGCTTCCAACCAGAAAACGATAAACAGGTCGCAACTGGAAGCTTTTTGTGAATATCAGACTCTTTTCAAACatcaatttttccaaatttcCATATGTAATTGACATGGAATAGCTTACACTGCATAACATGTTATTTTAAGAGGGCAAATGATACCAAACAGTCTTCATGCACCGCTTGCATACAAACGGGTCCATTCCTTTGCTGCAATAAGCATAAGGGATATTAAGAGTCGATTATAAGAATGGGGGCATATCATCTTTCCAATAGTGAAGTAACCAAATTCCAAAGATTTAATATAAGCAATCACAGATTTTACCTGTCTCAACGGCTTCAGCCTCATTCGTTTTCCAGTGCTTAGCAATGTTTTCAGAGAGTGGATCATCGGGATTTGGAGCACTCAAAAGTGCTTGAATACTGAAATAAACATATTATTGTCAGTATTAACTTTAAAATCTAGTGCTACCATAATAACTAAAGATAGTAACACACACTCTCCACATTTACCAATATTTATTTCCAACAAATGAATTTGTATCTCATAATATCTTACAATACCTTAAAAGTACAGTTCGAATCTGGAGAGCTGGACTCCATTTGTCTTTGAGAATATCAAGGCATATTCTTCCAAGCtgaaagaaaattcaaaccCTTAAGAGCAAGAAAAATACAGATTTTGACACCATAAAataaggagaaaagaaagaacagTTGCCAACCTTGTCAATGTTAGGATGATATATCTTTGTAAGAAATCGAACCTGTTACACCAAATTGGTTAAGGTGGatgaaaagacaaaataaaccATGGAGGCAACATTAACAGTTGATTAAACTGTTCTGAGAGAATAGAGGAGAACAATAAATTGATGCTGAAATGCCAACTATTGAAGTTTCGAATGCCATTGCATCAGCTATATACAACCCAGTACAGAGTGCAAGCACAAATTAGATCATTACCAGCGAGAGTTTGCTCTGCACAACAAATCAGATGCAAACATTCTTCCTAAATAAAAGCAAGAAGTGCAACGTCCGAAGCAAAAAGCCAGCTACTTAGGTAGTATAGGCTATTGCAGTGATGTCAGAATAAGGACATTTTTAAAGCCAGTGCATACAACATGCCGTCAAACATTGAGTTCCAACATTTTCCTCTAAATTATGTCATCAAAGAAAGTAATCATACAAGATCAAGGGTTCATCAAAGTGAAAGGAGAATAATACATGATAGACATTTAATTCTACCATACCCAATAAAAATGACAACAAATTCTGCTGAAACTGAAATCTCCAAAACTATAATCATGAACCAACTTCAAATTACAATTATCATGCCTCAAACATTGTTTACCTTTGAGCTATTATCATATGCCGTAGAGTAACAGGAAGGTTATGCTAGTAACTAAAAATGACTCAGAGTTGCTTACCTTGGGAGCAGCCATGGGATATTCTTCAGGCAAAAATAGTTCCAACTTGAAAACCCCACctgaataaatatttgaaatgataatGCATCATATCAGATGCAaaagtacaaaattaattacaaatgaaaagaaaaaaaaactaaaaagggCAATGAGATATTAACAAAAACAATACTCCATAACCAGATCAAGCACTACAAAAGCCTAAGAAGAATGCTAattggacttaaattttaagacaaaaacatttaaacaaggcttcatttttctctcttccaaGCTGAAAAACCAGGGGGGAAATCAAGTAAAATAAACACTGCACAAGCACTATTTTCTCTAGTAGTTTCCTAACATGTTGAAATCCTCTTATTGACTGAAAATCAGCTATTTAAGCTCTTTATGACTTAAATAAGCCAAGACTCAACTGGTACACAATTCATTTTCAACACATTGAAATACTACTCGCAACTATTAGAAGAAAATAACAGCTACCTTCATATGGTGACTGTGTTGGACCAAGGATCATCACATTGAAATACCGCATGTTATCCTCTGATGGTGAAGCACTAATTCCAGGTGCTGTATCCGAAAATACCCATTTAACAATGgggaaattaatatatatatatatatttttcagctCATAACATTTAAATTAGTAAACAAAAACACTGACACcaaacaaaattcaacaaaaaattctCAGAAGTacataaaatgggaaaaaagaaaagcaaagtaATTACCAGGTTCACTGAGGAGACGTTGAGTTTCCTGTTtagatcaaagaaaaataaacagaaGTAAccaagaaaatttctaaaaacacacaaaaaatgGAGGCAGAAAAAAGCTTTCGCCAATCAAAAAAGACGATCCAAAAGAAAATAGCAGAGGCTTTTGGttcatcaaaatttaaacaattcagCTATAAAACTAAACTCTAAAACCCAAAAGTACAACagaagatgaaaaataaaaagtaaaagaaacaagATTTTCTTGAGGTTTCTCGGAAAACAAACAACTAAGAGAAATCGAAAAGGACCAAACGGAGATCGAAAGAGGAACCTTGATGATTCTTCGAGGGAGATTACTGTTGGCCATTGACGAGGATCGATTGATTAAGCAAAAGGGAAAGCAgagaaattagggttttgagAATTGAGAGATGGAAAGAGAAAATCTGAGAAGACAAAGAGATCCCTCGGTCTCTTTAACtcgctctcttttttttttttttccaaaatgcAATGATTTTGACTTtgttctttactttttttttttattccatgtataaataaaaatatttataaattattgggATCAAAtccttttaactttaatttagtctttaaaaacTAGTTGTTAGTTGTTACTAGtggtaaaaaattttatatttgggATTTAAATTGTGTAAGGTAAtcagtttttaaattttattttatttatttatgtttaaaatattgaaacaaTAAATTGATGTGATaagttaaataatcatttcaaacaaaaagtattttagagtaaattttacaattaatctctatattatttgtcattttgagcaatttaattttttatgttcttttaatttttttattttccattctcttttatttctccTAGTGTTTTCCtccttctttcattttttttaacataatttttctacgttttctatttgttaaaattagctCATAAGTTTGTctcactcgaaaaaattaaattattcaaaaaaataaaagtataaagactagtTTCAACAAATGGAACAAAGTAATTAAactccattttcctttttattaaaaaatccatgttttatttttattccaaacCAACTAAAAAGAATCCCCTTTTGCGTCTTCCAAATCCATGGTTGAAATCCctgaaaacaaaacattaatgaaAGTGAAAGTCCAGAAGCCATTCGGTTTCTGGCAAGAATGAAAAAGCTCATCCAAAAATGGTAGCCCAAAGCAGCACGCCCTCCTTCTCTCGGCCTATGTTATTTGACGTTAAACAGTCTCACCTCACCACAATATTATTTCGCAtgataaaatcatttatttaataattagatttaacAATTGAATCTTAATTCGATTCTTATTGGTATCATtgttaatatagaaatataCAGTTTTGAGCacattaaaacacatttatcaTCTTACATAAAGGTTGAAAAAGGATTACTTGCTAGTTCTAAACAACctatcaaaaaaattaagttaaattttgttattagtccttaaaatttcaatcctcaccctttatgttatttatggtaacaaattttaccaaattaccaCTTGTGTTTTTTGCTTAGCAAGATTCTCTGGTATTCTTAAACCTCTATTTTTTGGTTGAGTAACTATGCTCAATAATGTCTATTTTTTACTTAGCTCGTAGTTCATATTCATTGTGTTTTTTCCTTAGCAGGATTCTATGCTATTCTTAAACCTCTAATTTTTTGCAGGGTAACTACGTTCAATAATGAGTATGGTGTTCATTTTTTACTTAGCTCGTAGTCCCTATTTATAAGGAAAATTCAAAGTAATTCTActtgaacaaaagaaaaatcaaataataatattttaaaagaaaacactGAATCCATATGAGACTACTTATGGTGGATGACACACACACTATGAATATCCTTTGTGCCTCCCACCGTAATACAAGTAGGTTTATTGGGTCATTCttatatttggtataattatatgtgtttttctatatttaaacCAATTCACATAATTTATTCAACCTAATAATTAGTTTTCTatattctcaaaatattatttatttaataattctctcaattaaattattttctcaactcaTTTCTAGTTTCGTTAAAATCATAACGACTTTAACGTACTAGAATCcatgagtaaataaatttagttgtcTCATTTTGTAAAATCGCGATAagtaacttaatttaattttcactttgaacttcaattatttaattaaattaatcactaAGCCATCTCTTGCTCTTTGTGAGAAACTGCAATTATTGTGGATAGTAATGCATGcaatctatttctttttttgtcattttcattcattcaacGTATCGATTCTAAATGCAATCCATAAAGGTTCATGGTTGTGTTTGAGCTAGTAGCGGGACCAATCGAGCATGTATAATTaagactcaaataatttataattaagttctaaatttttgtctattaattacaaaattatttattcatggAGTCATTctagtaaaagtatcatgattgaactatcccttattatataccattacaaaagcaacttATAATTTTGCTCGTTCAATGACATTATCATTAGTGTGTTTCCTTCGTAGGATACCCTTTATCTCTTTGAGTTGaattcgttcactcaatatgatcctattttatctcatgttaAACATTGAATCTTCCTTCATTAAAAAGTCTATTATTAACATATAGTGTAATAAAATCATTCGTCCTACAGAAATTACTTGTGGccactttttttttcatcaacCAATAAATGCTAGTGAGAGGAtacattttaccctttattggACTACAAATTCCACTATTGTATGCAAAGATATTTTATACATAAGTTGTATATCCAACATACAATGTAACAACCTAGTTTCTAATAGTATCAGAAATTGCGATTTCTAGAACTCGTTTCCGTAAattgagtttgtaaatattaaataaagatatttatgaagttagtaaattgatgaattaaattttggttaattaatttagccGAAATTGTGATTACTTAATGcccaaggactaaattgtaaatttcaatcgctatagattttaattaggaaatggcttggggacttaaattgcaattaactAAAGATTTAAAATAGCAATTAAACCATGCACAAATAAGAGATGGTGGGTGGTAATGATGTGTGTGGattaatttaagtaattaaatattaatttgattaaaacatagttaaataagtaaattaaagttaattaacaAACTAATCTTAGtataaaagtgaaatttgtgGATAGAGAGATCCAAGTTACCAAAACAtagttaaataagtaaattaaggttaattaacaAACTAATCTTAGTATAAAAGTGAAATTGGTGGATGGAGAGATGATATATCATATTCGCCAACTTACCAAAACAAATCAACAGCAAAAGAATATGCCATTTTTAGGTTTCAATCTATTCAGTCTTTAATTCGAGTAAGTCCctagccatttttcttttagttttatggaaattgaatcatgggaggttgatttagctagcccatatactaatttgtaaaattattaaagtttttgaaagttatAATTGTTtagaattagattaaattggtgtgaaattgttagaaattaagcttagtttaagaaaaggactaaattgtaaagctaaaTTGTTGATTTCGAACATTAGGGACCACATtgaataaaatgagaaaatgttGTGAAATGTTGGTAGGAATAGCAAGTAGGAGGTCCCTAATGAATATACGTGAAATCGAATTTCAATCTAAAGCTTTAAACTGAAAGTTATGTTTATCctaggtttagggactaaattgaataaatggtaaaatatgtttgatattgtaattgattgaaatttgaatggaatttgatggtaatatatgttttgtgattttatttAGCTAATGATGACATAGAATAGTTGAGAGGTGACCGCCTCCTGACGTACCAATGTTAGAAATGAgaatatttttacaaaagatAAGGAATTAAGAGATGTCCACAAGTAAATAGGTCAGGTTATAATATAGATTTGTACAACGAAGTACTGGAAATACcccgaggattgtacccaagagAGGCTAGACTAAACTAATATTAACTTCTATGCTAACAGGTCTAAATTAGtactttaattcaattatattacGATTATTCCTAAGGTGAtgataaaagatattttataaaagtaatgaAAACAACTGCAAAAAAGAGATTGTAGAATTTATCATATTAAGCGACAGAAGACTAGCTCGCTTCAGTGTTCATAATTCACTTCTACTTTGGGTTCTATTCAATC
The nucleotide sequence above comes from Gossypium raimondii isolate GPD5lz chromosome 13, ASM2569854v1, whole genome shotgun sequence. Encoded proteins:
- the LOC105783608 gene encoding ubiquitin-conjugating enzyme E2 36, with translation MANSNLPRRIIKETQRLLSEPAPGISASPSEDNMRYFNVMILGPTQSPYEGGVFKLELFLPEEYPMAAPKVRFLTKIYHPNIDKLGRICLDILKDKWSPALQIRTVLLSIQALLSAPNPDDPLSENIAKHWKTNEAEAVETAKEWTRLYASGA